Sequence from the Candidatus Phytoplasma solani genome:
ACAGTTTAGAGTTAATATACTCTCAAACCCCAAAAAAACAATTATTTTTTCATTATAAAAATTGGGACGAAAGTTATTCCACGTTCAGTTTTGACATTTACGATAATAATTTCATCATTCGTGGGAAAATGGCAGTTTTTTATTTAGAAGATAAAGAAGACATTATTCCCATAATTGAATTAAGCCAACAAGAAATTGGTTTTTTTACTGATTTTAATATACTTATTTTTTTAGATCGAACTGAAAAATTTTGGGACGCAAACTTGAATACAACCATTCAAGAATTAAACAAAGGAGAACAACTTTTGACTCAATCAATCGAAAGTGATGCTGTAATTTTAAAATATGACTCATCCCCCAATTTTAAAACATTAATTTATTCCTTGCATTTCCCTATTTTTAAAAACTAAAACAAACCCTAATTAAGACCTTCAATTTGAAGGTCTTTTTTTATATCCAAATTAAGATTAAAAGGAGAAATAATCATGAAATTAATTATCTTTGAAGGACTTGACGGCAGTGGAAAAACAAGTTTAATAAAAAGCGTTAAACGTGAATTAAAAAAACAAGGCAAAGAAGTGATTGTTATTCGTGGATTAGGAAGTTCAACAATTGGCGAATCTATACGTGAAACGTTTTTAACACACAACAAATTACACAATTTAACTAGATATTTTTTAAGTTTTGCTAACATGATTCAAACCCAAGAAGAACTCATCAAACCCCACTTAAAAACCCCTAAAATTATTTTAGTTGATCGTTGGTTAGGCTCTAATTTTGCATATCGTGTATATCCTAATCAAATTGATAAAAAATATTATCTTTTTAACAATTTAACTAAATTTTTTATCAAACCAAACTTGACTGTTTATTTAAAAATCGACCCACAAATAGGGTTAAACCGCAAAGTAAATCAAACTAATCACACACTCGATGTCATTGAATCAAGCCCATTGTCATATTTTTGTCAAGTAGAAAAGGGTTATCAGGCATTTTTAAAACGAAAAAACCTAGGTCCTCAAATTGTTTTAAAAGCGATGGAAGCTAAAAATTCCAACTTCAACACAAACCAAATAATCAAAAAAATAGGAGAAATACCAAATGCCAATAGTCATTAAGAAACAATGCCAAAACGGCAATCTATATATCCATTATAGCAACGGTAAAATAAAAACTATTAAAAAAGATGGAACCATCCGATGGCGTACCAAAAAAATTAAATTTAAAACCCCAAAAAGACTCTTTAATTAGGGTCTTTTTTTATTAAGAAAGGAAATTAATCAAATGAAACAATTAACTAATTTACATTTCAAAAATATTAATGTTTTTAATCACCAAACTTCATGTGTTAACATCACTAAACAAATAAGGGCGCCAAAGAGGCCTAAATATCGAGCTATCTAACCAATATGCCAGTGCCGATAAACACTGAATGGATATGGTCGGTCCGTTAAACGAAAGAATAATGGATTACAGCAGACCATAAAAGCGGATTGAGACGAAGTAGTTAGTCAAGAGGATACCGCCACCAAATTGTCCCATGGATAAGCCTGAAATGGTCTAAGAAGGAAAGCAGATGTAATCTTAGAACCTAATACGCAAACTACTGAAGCCGTATAGTCCAGAGTCTAACAGGATATATTATTTGTCTTGGTTAGTTTATCTAGTTAACAGAAAACCTGGAATCTCACCGACAGTCAGGAAAGACGGTAAAACATAAGCGGTTACTTCACCTAAAGGACAAAGGTAGATATTTAGAGTAACTTGGAGAATCCTAAAAGCTAGTTATTTAATTAACAAGTCAAGGAATAAATGCCGAGACGCTCAAGGATAAAGAAGCTATTTAATAGTCGTGGATAATTCAAAGTTAACATTGGAATATGCTAACACAATGACCCACCAGGGCGAAGGTTAATAACCTTTACAAGGCGAAAGTAGCTAGTAATTTACTATTTATTCACTGTAATCAAGGAAGGAGTTGATAAATATGTCAACAACTGTTTCAAATGAAACTAAGCTTTCGCGAACATTGAATAAGATCCTATATTGTTCTACAAATAACTATCCTCTAAAAAGAGAATTACAGCAAGGAATGAATAATCTACATAACACGTTAATTGCATTTAACAAAATTGCAACCAACAAAGGTGCGGGTACACCTGGAATTGATGGTAATACAATTGACAGTCTCAATCTTAAAAAATTAGAAAGATATCACAAGGAATACATCAGTAACAAGTACAATCCAAAGCCTGTTAAAAGAATATTCATTCCCAAAGACAACGATAAGGTTAGACCTCTTGGAATACCTACCATAAAAGATAGAATAGTCCAAAGAAGCCTTGAACAACTCTTAACTCCTTATCTTGAAAATCAATTCTTAGAATGGAGTTTTGGATTTAGAACCAAAAAATCCTGTCTTGATGCAATCAAACGCGTCAAACAGAGATTTAAGGGAATTGATTATATCATCAAAATTGACCTTAAAGGTTATTTTGACACAATCAATCATGAAACTCTTATGAAAACCTTGACGAAGTTTATACGCAAGAATAAAACTCTTTCAACCATTAACAAGTGGTTAAAAGCTGGGTTCATGAAAGATGGCATCAAATACGAATCTTTATCTGGTTCTCCACAAGGAGGAATCATCTCCCCATTACTTGCCAATGTATATTTACATTACATTGACATCAAAATGGATGAACTAATTAAAGAAGGAACACCAATAAGGAAAGCAAACCCAGGATATAGAAAAGCATACCGTCAAGGAATGCATCATAAACTGGGGATTGATAGTCATATTAACCTAAATCCAAAAACAAGAGTTGAATATATCCGATATGCCGATGATTTTATCATAGGAATTAAAGGGAAATATGACAAAGCTGAAACTATTAAAAACCAAGTGACTCAATGGCTAGAACAAGATTTAAAACTGACAGTTAGTAAAGATAAATCAAAAATTGTAAAAGCCAATAAGGGCACAAGGTTTCTATCCTACATGATTAGGGTAAATCCAACCAGTAGTAAACTCACCGAAAAAACCCACAAAAAATCCCTAAACGGTCGGGTACAAATCCAAGTTCCCAAAGCAAAAGCCAAGGAATATGGATATGAATACAATTGGTTAAGAAGAGGAAAGGTTAAGCATGATGAAACATTAGCAAATAGGGACGAATTAGAAATAATACGCACTTATAAGACAATCGTACGTGGAATCATCCAATACTTTTGTTTAGCTAACAATCTAAATGCATTAACCCATCTAACCTATCTAGCTGAGTATAGTTGTTTGAAAACTTTGGCAAGGAAACACAAAACGGCAATTGCCAAAGTGCGAAAAAAGTTTAATCGTAGCACAACTTGGTCAATTCCTTATTTAAACAAAGGGAAAACCAGATATGAGTCATGGATTGTTTACCCTTGGGATAAGATTAAGAAAATGCGTAGTTGTAAGAAAAATCCCGATATCATCATCAATCCTTATCTATTCCAAGGTCGTACGAATCTAACAGACCGCCTTAAAGCGGAAATATGTGAGAAATGCGGCAAAACAACCCAACTTCAAATCCATCACATTGGTACGGTTCGCAATGAAAACCGCAAAAGCGTGATGAATAAGAGTACAAAAGTGTTATGCATAGATTGTCATAGAAATATTACGAACCAACAAATGCATGATATCAGATTAAATAACAAAAGTAAAAGAACAAAAAAGAATAAATAGCTAATCAGCCGTAAGGCAAAATTAGTTCTCGAAAGAGAGTAAATTATGGAAAGCCGTATGCTTGGAAACTTGCTCGTACGGTTTGGACGGGGGCTGATTGTAAATAAAACAGCAAACGCAAATCGCTGAATAAGACGCAATTAATCTATCCGTATTCCAACCATCTTTATTCAATAAACCATTTAACGAATACATGATAAAAACCCACAACCTCCTAAACGAATATCTAGATAAAAACCAACACAACTCCCAAAGTAAAAAAGTAATCCGCGGCAAAATCAATGAATATCTCATTTTACTCTATTTTCAAAATAAAGGAATCATCAATTTATATCCTCAAGCTTATTTATTCTTCATCCCCGACAACAAATTCGATTTGGTTTTATTCACTAAAACCAAGCGCATAATCGCCTTCAATTTCAAAACATGCCTGCGCGACCGATACAAACAAACAATTGTCGAAGCCCAACAATTAAAAAAACTAGATACGCGTTTTGAATTCTATTTATTAACTAATAACACTGTGGAAGCTCAAAGATTAAACAAGAAAATCAAACAAGGGAAAATCTTAGGAATTAACCAAGTGATCGATTGTTTTTTACCCCAAGCGAACATCTTTTTACAAACATTACTGACTAACCAATTCCTCCCTTTTAGCGATATTAACATGATTAAAAATAAAAAATAAGGAGTTAATATAAAATGTTAACCAACGAACAACGCGCCTTGCAACAAGTCATATCTTATATCGAACAAGGCCAATGGGAAAAGGCAAACCTTTATTGCCAAATCATCAACCCCCAAACCCTACTTGACCCCAACAACACAAAAATATTTACAGCTTTAAAATATTTATTTTTAGAAAAACAAACATCTCATCCTTGGGATAAAATCAAATCTCAAACGGAGATAATCCAAGAATTAATCACCTATCTTCAAACCCATTTTCCCCAAGATAACTTTACGAAAGAATCACTATCTTTTTTAAGTGATGATATTAATGAAGAAAATAACCTTGATTTTTTAGACAACCTAAAACATACCTATACCCAAGAAAAACTGTTCCAACAACTCTTAAAAATCATTAGTCCTTCTTTTGAAAATAAAGATCCTTATCACAAACATTTTTATTATCAAGAAATCTTTGATAAATTAAGAAAATTTATGGCTTTTATTCCTCACAAAAATGATAAAACACTCTTTAATTTAAATCAAATGGCTTCTTGTCATCCTGAATTTTTTGAGTCCAATCAACAAGCCAAACAAAAAATTCAAGAAGAATATTACCGCCTATCAGAAACTTTCAAAGGATTAAATCAAGCCACGAAAGGCTTTAAAAAAGGTCAAATTATCACCATTGGGGGCTATACTGGTTTAGGAAAAACCACTTTTGTCTACAACCTTTTAATAGACATTTCAAAAACCAAACATCAAGAAACAAACAAACATCCAAATATGTTGGTATTTTCTTATGAAATGACCTTAGAAGAAAATTTAAGTCGTTTATTAGCCCACCAAACTCAAATTCCCTTAGATGTTATTTTAGATAAAAGTTTTGAAGACTCAAACATCACACAACACACCTACACGGAAAGGATGAAGACCGCAAAACAATTATTCGCCAACATAAATTTATCATTCAGTTACGATAAAGGCAAAAATATTGATTACGTCATTGATTTAGTTTATCGCCTCTATTTGGAACAAAAAATCGAAATCATCGTCATTGACCACCTTCAAATAACCAAATCGACTAATCATTTAGAAAATGATCGATTAGCCATTGACGAAATAATGACGAAACTCAAACAATTAGCCATTGAATTAAACATCGTGATTATCATTTTATCTCAATTTTCAAGAGATACATACAACAATTATCAAGGAAAATCACCTGAAATAACTGCTCTAAAAGGTTCAGGTGGCATCGAAACTAACTCCGATATTGTCTTAATGATGACTGAATTCCAACCTAAACTATCCAAAGAAAAAGAAAAACCATTGAATATCTATAATCAAAATTGTAATCAATTATATTTAGAATCAAAGAACAACGAAAATCAAAAAATAATCGAAATATGCATCAAAAAAAATCGTAGCGGAACTAAAAAAACTTTAATTTATCACTTCGAACTAACCACCCAAACCTTCCAAGAAATCGGTTATGTTTTACCTTATCAAATAGAAACTTATTAAAAACCAACAAAGGAGAAAAAAATGACAAACAAATTCAATCAAATTATAAAAAACATTAAAAAAATCGAAAAACAATTAAAAATCTTAAAAAAACATGTTAAAATATATAATATAAGGAATAGGGAGGGAATAAAAATGAATCAAAATATAAAAAATAATAACGAAAAAGTTAATGTTTTTGATGTTGTTAACTATTTATTAAAACATTTTGATACTGACAAATATAAAATTACTAATATGAAAATTAATAAATTGTTATATTACATTCAAGGTCATTATATTGCTAAATGTAATAAACCACTTTTTTTAGAACCTATCGAAGCTTGGATGTTTGGCCCTGTTATTTCTCATATTTATGGGGAATTTTTTAATTTTGTAAATAATCCAATTCCCAACAATTATATTTGTGAAGGAAAGACTGGTAACGAAATAAATCAAGAAACTCAAGAATTTATAAAAAAAACGCTTAATAATTATATTAATTTAAGTTCTTATGATTTAAGTGTAAAAACTCATAACGAAAAACCTTGGAAAAACGCTTACAATCCGCGTAAAAAATGGAAAAATAACATTATTACTCATCATTCTTTAAAAGAATTTTTTGCAAAAGAGCAAAAGGAAGAAAATAAACATGAATCCAAATGACAAAATTGAAAGAGTTAAATAATAAAAATTTTGAAGAAATAATTAAAACAATTCATAGTATTTGTGGTAACATTCAAAGATCTAAAAATGTAAAAAAAACAAACAACAGCAATTCCTTAGATACAGAGTCTAATTATAGAGACAATATCGCTTTAATTTTAAATAGTTATCCCTCGCCGTTTGAAGGTTTAGTTAATGCTGAAGCACAAAATAATCATGGCAAAACCGATATTATTATAAATTTTTTAAATAATAAAAAATATGTAGCAGAATGTTTCGTGTTAAAAGATAATGATTCCATTCCAAGTAGAACTAAAAAAAAATTTAATCAATTAATTTACAATATAACTGATGATGATGATAAAATTTCGTTAATTTTATTTGTATTAAAAAAAAAATTTGAACCAATAACAATTTTTGAAAAAATCAAAGAAGTTATTAAAGAACAAAGTATTCAAGGGAAATTAATTGATTTACAAGAAAAATATAAAAATAAAGTTTGGATTTTAACGGTAAAAATAAAAAAATACCCTGAATTGAAATTATATATTCATATTTGTATTTATTATTTTTTTTATGATGTTAATTATTCTGAATGTCAAAAATAAAGACAAAAAACAAAATTATTTAATTTTCTTTCGATATATTTTTTTAAAATATAACTCATTAAAAACCAATTTTTACCAAGACTCTCATCAAGAGAGTCTTTTTTTATACCCTTTTCCATAGCCACTTTCAAGTGGTTTTTTTGTTTTTTATATATAATAACATGTTAAGGAGTTCATCAATGAATTATCAAGATAAAATAAAACACATCCAAACTCATTTCCCCATGTCAGTTTTATTAAAAAAACTAAACATTATACCCCCAAACTTCAACATCAAATATCGTTTCCCCTGCCCTATCCATCAAGGCCAAAACCCAACTTGTTGTCATTTAACTTCAGATAATAAAATTCATTGTTGGAAATGTTGTAAAGATTACGATATTGTTGATGTTTATATGGAAATAAGAGAAATTAAAACTTTAAATAAAGCCCTCGAAAGAATTAATAACTTTATGCAAACCCAAGAATTTAAAACCTTAATTGAGCAACAAAATTCAAGCCCTAATTTACCATCAAACCACTTCAAATACCAATATCAATCTAAAAAAATCATCAATCCAATCGATGAAAAAGAAATTAATGCCAAAAAAACACGATTATTAAAAGAAATATCACCTTTATTCAACCAAATTAGAGATTATTATAACTATTTATTAACCACCAACCGCAACAATGAATCTCACCTAGGATTAAAATATTTAACCCAAAAAAGAAAATTAACCCTACAAACTATCACAGAATTTAAACTTGGTTACGCCCCACTATCTAATAAACCCTTATCTTTTCGATTTGTAAATTATTGCAAAAAGAAAAATATTGATACAACAAAACTAGTTGAATATGGCTTTATTAAAGAAAAAATCAATCAAAAAGGCACTAAATACTATCACGATACTTTCCATGGTTCCATAATTATCCCTATCGAAAACGGTTATAATAAAACATTCCATTTTTATCAAAACAACTTTCACGAAGTTTCTTATTTCCAACCAAAATACAAATCCCTAAATAATTTCAGTCAAACTAACACTTTTCATTTCAGTTATCGGTTTTTTGAAGCTTTACCTTTTATTAAACAAAAGAAAACCATGATCATTCATGAAGGTTTTTTTGATGTCATTAGTTGTTGGCAAAACAATATTAAAAACACGGTCGGTCTAATTTGCGTCACTCAATTACTTTCTCAATCTCAACTAGAAATTCTCAAAAAAGAAAATATCAAAGTAGTTATCGCTTTAGATAATGATGAAACAGGACAAAAACGCAGCGAAGCCTTAGGAGAACAACTTAAAGAAGCAAATATTTTATATGAAATTAGACGCATTTTACCCCCCTACGACAAAACTTGTAAAGATGTCGATGATTTATTACGTCAATACGGAAAAGAAGCTTACCAAAAATGTTTTTTAGACCCCTATATCACCTATGAAGAGGCCAAAAAGAAAATCATAGTCGATTTAGCCATTCATTTTTTCGGACAAGACAAAGTTGAAGTAATTAATTAAATTATTACTTTTTTTCACCAACATATTACACTCGCACATATAAACCACATTAACACGCCCCTATAAACGCGTATATACCCCCTAAATTTAACTATTTAGGGTTTTTATTTTTATAACAAAAAACCAACCAAAAAAGGAGAAAAAAAATGAACAACGACACAAACCAAGAAATTAGAATCGGGGGTTGGGAAACAAAATCAACCCCCAACGATTTAGAACAAATCAAAAACTTTTTACAAACAATAAAACAAGAATTATTAAATATTACGATTGTTTCACATTCTAAAAAGAAAAACACCTATCAACAAGCAAACTACCGCCCCAAAAACCAAACTCTCTTTGTCGACCCTCAAATCTTAGAAGAAATCAAAAAGTATAGAATAGAAATAATCAAAAATCGTTCTCCTGAAAACGATAATAATAATATAACACTCACCAACCCCACAACGCCCCTTAAAAGCCAAAATAATACCCTTAAAACACATTTCCCCATCTTCCAAATTAATTATCTCAACAAACAAAAAGACTACATTAAAGAATTAATTGGGAAAATTGATGTCAATAAATTAGAAACTTTACAATTATATCAATTAGATGCTCAAAAGTTGGATAAATACAATAACCCCATCAAAACAAATTATAAAAAAGGGCTAAACATCATCTATTATCGAGAAGAAGATTTAAAATACATTAAATCTTTTTTAACAAAAACCAAACAAGGTTATCGGGTGAAAAAACTACATCCTATGTATAAATATCTAATTAAAAAAGAAAACTAACAACTTTATAACACTTCACTAACAGTTTTATAACACTTTACTAACAACTTTATAACACTTTACTAACAGTTTTATAACAGTTTGACTTTGAAAATAATCTATATAAAGATTAACTCATTTAAGGAGTGATATTTGATATATTATATCGATAATGATAATTATACTCGATATTTGATATTATCGTTGTATTATTTTTATCATTATTATTTATCGATATATAAATAACTCCCTTATTTTTCCTTTCCATTATTGAAGAGAGATTTTTTAAATCCAAACCAAACCAAAAGCCCTCAACGCGCTGAAGCGCTAACAAAACTAATAAGCACACACAAACAAAGAAAAAAAATAAGAATAACCCCCCCAGTTGCGCGCGACCCCCCTTTTTTTTAGAATGAATTACGTTTTCAAGCAAAACTTCTTTAAAATAAAATAATTTAGAGTTATAATAATTAATATATGAAAAAAATATAAAGGTCAATTGGTATTTTAATCATGAAAAATATAAAATCAAAAGAAATATTAAAACAAAAAAATAAATTATTACAAACTCTAATGAAAACAACCCAAAAAACTAATAAAAAAACAGTTTTTAATTTAGTCAAAAAATTTAAAAATAGTTTAAATTTAACCACAATTTTAAAAACTATCAAAATCAAAAGAAGTACTTATTATTATTATTGGTTGAAAACGAAAGATAAACTAAAAGAAAAAGAAGAAAAAAACCTTTTACAGCAAAAAAGAATTAATGCTTTATGTATAAATAATCAATATTTTTACGGCCATCGTAAAATCACTGATTTATACCAAAAAACCTTTAACGAATTCATCACCAAGAAAAAAGTTTATACTATTATGAAAGAAAATGGAATTTGCTGTCGCTTAAGAATTAAAAAAAATAAATATAGTTATAAAAACAATTTAAAACCTAAATTAAAAGTAGTAGATAATTTAATCAATCAAGATTTTATAGCTACTAAACCTCTTCAAAAACTATTCACCGACATCACTTATTTCAAAACTAATCAAGGATTTTTATATTTTTCTTGTATTATCGACTCTTTTAATAATCAAATAATCGCTTCTCAGACTTCAAAACACCAAAATAAAGAATTAGTTTTAAATACCATCAAAAAATTACCTAAATTAATAAAACCTTGTATTATTCACTCTGATCAAGGCACAGTTTATCAATCACTAGAAGTCCAACAAACACTAGCTAAAAAAGGTTTTTTAATTAGTATGTCCCGAAAAGCCACACCACGCGACAACGCCGTCATTGAAAACTTTTTCGGCCAAATGAAAAGTATATTACAATACCAACATCCATTTTTATTTCAAAAACCAACCGAAAAAGTTAAAAAAATAATCAATTATTTTCCTAAATTTTGGAATACTAAATGGCTTTTAGCTAAATTAAATCATTCATCTCCTTCTCAATATTCACAAAATATTAGATAAATAATTTATTTAAAATATTTAACCTTGAAAAAGGTTACTTTTTTACGCATTTTTTTCAAAAAACATCATAATTGTGTAAAAAAATAATTTTAATTTCATTTTCTTAACGGAATTTTAACTTTTTTTACCTTACTATATAGTGTAAGGATAAAATATTAAAAAAAATATCTTTTGAAACTAACGAATTATTAAAAAAGTTTAGACACTTTTTGATTTTTAAAAAAATATTTCCTTAGTTTGAAAAGATATGAAATTATCTACTTATTTTTAAGTCTTAAAGAATCATTTTAAAATAAAAAATTGTCTAAAAAAACGAAACAGCGCACTTTTTCTAATGAATCTAAGAATGAACCCAAGACATTTGCTGACATCATTTCACAATCACAAAAAGAAATATCTACTCCTTTAATCTTGTTTAAATCATTAAGATCAAATAAAAATACTCCTTTACCAGGTTCATCTTTTAAATAATAATGAACTAAATCATTTAAAATGGCAATTTGAGAGTCAGTACAATTAATATTATGATCATAAAAACCTGTATAATCAGCAAACGCATCAATACCAGAAACAAATTG
This genomic interval carries:
- a CDS encoding IS3 family transposase, with the protein product MKNIKSKEILKQKNKLLQTLMKTTQKTNKKTVFNLVKKFKNSLNLTTILKTIKIKRSTYYYYWLKTKDKLKEKEEKNLLQQKRINALCINNQYFYGHRKITDLYQKTFNEFITKKKVYTIMKENGICCRLRIKKNKYSYKNNLKPKLKVVDNLINQDFIATKPLQKLFTDITYFKTNQGFLYFSCIIDSFNNQIIASQTSKHQNKELVLNTIKKLPKLIKPCIIHSDQGTVYQSLEVQQTLAKKGFLISMSRKATPRDNAVIENFFGQMKSILQYQHPFLFQKPTEKVKKIINYFPKFWNTKWLLAKLNHSSPSQYSQNIR
- the tmk gene encoding dTMP kinase, with amino-acid sequence MKLIIFEGLDGSGKTSLIKSVKRELKKQGKEVIVIRGLGSSTIGESIRETFLTHNKLHNLTRYFLSFANMIQTQEELIKPHLKTPKIILVDRWLGSNFAYRVYPNQIDKKYYLFNNLTKFFIKPNLTVYLKIDPQIGLNRKVNQTNHTLDVIESSPLSYFCQVEKGYQAFLKRKNLGPQIVLKAMEAKNSNFNTNQIIKKIGEIPNANSH
- a CDS encoding toprim domain-containing protein, which translates into the protein MNYQDKIKHIQTHFPMSVLLKKLNIIPPNFNIKYRFPCPIHQGQNPTCCHLTSDNKIHCWKCCKDYDIVDVYMEIREIKTLNKALERINNFMQTQEFKTLIEQQNSSPNLPSNHFKYQYQSKKIINPIDEKEINAKKTRLLKEISPLFNQIRDYYNYLLTTNRNNESHLGLKYLTQKRKLTLQTITEFKLGYAPLSNKPLSFRFVNYCKKKNIDTTKLVEYGFIKEKINQKGTKYYHDTFHGSIIIPIENGYNKTFHFYQNNFHEVSYFQPKYKSLNNFSQTNTFHFSYRFFEALPFIKQKKTMIIHEGFFDVISCWQNNIKNTVGLICVTQLLSQSQLEILKKENIKVVIALDNDETGQKRSEALGEQLKEANILYEIRRILPPYDKTCKDVDDLLRQYGKEAYQKCFLDPYITYEEAKKKIIVDLAIHFFGQDKVEVIN
- a CDS encoding Panacea domain-containing protein — translated: MTNKFNQIIKNIKKIEKQLKILKKHVKIYNIRNREGIKMNQNIKNNNEKVNVFDVVNYLLKHFDTDKYKITNMKINKLLYYIQGHYIAKCNKPLFLEPIEAWMFGPVISHIYGEFFNFVNNPIPNNYICEGKTGNEINQETQEFIKKTLNNYINLSSYDLSVKTHNEKPWKNAYNPRKKWKNNIITHHSLKEFFAKEQKEENKHESK
- the ltrA gene encoding group II intron reverse transcriptase/maturase, which translates into the protein MSTTVSNETKLSRTLNKILYCSTNNYPLKRELQQGMNNLHNTLIAFNKIATNKGAGTPGIDGNTIDSLNLKKLERYHKEYISNKYNPKPVKRIFIPKDNDKVRPLGIPTIKDRIVQRSLEQLLTPYLENQFLEWSFGFRTKKSCLDAIKRVKQRFKGIDYIIKIDLKGYFDTINHETLMKTLTKFIRKNKTLSTINKWLKAGFMKDGIKYESLSGSPQGGIISPLLANVYLHYIDIKMDELIKEGTPIRKANPGYRKAYRQGMHHKLGIDSHINLNPKTRVEYIRYADDFIIGIKGKYDKAETIKNQVTQWLEQDLKLTVSKDKSKIVKANKGTRFLSYMIRVNPTSSKLTEKTHKKSLNGRVQIQVPKAKAKEYGYEYNWLRRGKVKHDETLANRDELEIIRTYKTIVRGIIQYFCLANNLNALTHLTYLAEYSCLKTLARKHKTAIAKVRKKFNRSTTWSIPYLNKGKTRYESWIVYPWDKIKKMRSCKKNPDIIINPYLFQGRTNLTDRLKAEICEKCGKTTQLQIHHIGTVRNENRKSVMNKSTKVLCIDCHRNITNQQMHDIRLNNKSKRTKKNK
- a CDS encoding replicative DNA helicase — protein: MLTNEQRALQQVISYIEQGQWEKANLYCQIINPQTLLDPNNTKIFTALKYLFLEKQTSHPWDKIKSQTEIIQELITYLQTHFPQDNFTKESLSFLSDDINEENNLDFLDNLKHTYTQEKLFQQLLKIISPSFENKDPYHKHFYYQEIFDKLRKFMAFIPHKNDKTLFNLNQMASCHPEFFESNQQAKQKIQEEYYRLSETFKGLNQATKGFKKGQIITIGGYTGLGKTTFVYNLLIDISKTKHQETNKHPNMLVFSYEMTLEENLSRLLAHQTQIPLDVILDKSFEDSNITQHTYTERMKTAKQLFANINLSFSYDKGKNIDYVIDLVYRLYLEQKIEIIVIDHLQITKSTNHLENDRLAIDEIMTKLKQLAIELNIVIIILSQFSRDTYNNYQGKSPEITALKGSGGIETNSDIVLMMTEFQPKLSKEKEKPLNIYNQNCNQLYLESKNNENQKIIEICIKKNRSGTKKTLIYHFELTTQTFQEIGYVLPYQIETY